In Candidatus Defluviibacterium haderslevense, the following are encoded in one genomic region:
- a CDS encoding DUF664 domain-containing protein encodes MNLNQTILAELKQEAASTRNLLALVPFEKSDFKPHEKSMSLGRLARHVAEISGWWKECLILDELDFSKGDFTPKTLNSTEELLDLHDRLVEQAEKILNETPESEFEKPWTMRNGEMIYFTMPKANVVRSWCMNHLYHHRGQLTVYLRLLNVPLPATYGTSADLEQ; translated from the coding sequence ATGAACTTAAATCAAACCATATTAGCAGAACTTAAACAAGAAGCTGCCAGTACAAGAAATCTATTGGCCCTTGTTCCATTTGAAAAATCTGATTTTAAACCACATGAGAAATCCATGTCCTTAGGTCGATTGGCTAGACACGTAGCAGAAATTAGCGGTTGGTGGAAAGAATGTTTAATTTTAGATGAGCTCGATTTTTCAAAAGGTGATTTTACACCAAAAACTTTGAACTCTACAGAAGAACTATTGGATCTGCACGATAGATTGGTTGAACAGGCAGAAAAAATATTGAATGAAACGCCGGAGTCAGAATTTGAAAAGCCCTGGACGATGCGCAATGGTGAAATGATCTATTTTACCATGCCAAAAGCTAATGTAGTACGTTCATGGTGTATGAATCATTTGTATCACCACAGAGGACAATTGACGGTTTATTTAAGATTATTGAATGTCCCGTTACCAGCTACCTATGGAACTTCTGCTGATCTGGAACAATAA
- a CDS encoding serine hydrolase, whose protein sequence is MKRHNLNVQFASMMLIIITCFSCSKTDIDRPATLDCTLEKEIIYKTNPKSTIYQSIIDKYVKLGLPGVILLVKNDSGFYVGAAGMADIKEGIKMQPCHISKIASVTKFELGVAMMRLQEKGILSLDDPISKFISKDILNKISNGNEPLTIRNLLNHTSGIYDIIDDPGFYLQVLNHPTKKWNADDLLKFLYHKDAAFKFNPAENSGYSNSNYTLLSMIIEAATHKPHAQIMHEEFIDVLGLKDTYYFWHDPLPSQKVAQGYYNLYNDGNLINLTQWNTGSGNGYGGMYSTVWDMYLFIDALFVKKTLLTQKSLDEMLVFHPLVSTRKLLGVACFKDFIDIGDPLKDYAWGHRGRDLSYSADLYYFPEHHATMSLIVNYGTDGDTPLRPVFKEMRDEIAKIIISQ, encoded by the coding sequence ATGAAACGTCATAACCTGAATGTTCAATTTGCTTCGATGATGTTGATCATCATTACATGTTTTTCTTGCAGTAAAACGGATATTGACAGACCGGCAACTCTGGATTGTACATTAGAGAAAGAAATCATTTACAAGACCAATCCCAAAAGTACAATCTATCAATCCATTATTGATAAATATGTGAAACTTGGATTACCAGGTGTCATATTATTAGTAAAAAATGATAGTGGATTTTATGTAGGTGCTGCTGGAATGGCGGATATCAAGGAAGGTATCAAAATGCAGCCATGTCATATTTCTAAAATTGCGAGTGTAACAAAATTTGAGTTGGGCGTAGCGATGATGCGACTTCAAGAGAAGGGTATTTTGTCCTTGGATGATCCCATCAGTAAATTTATTTCTAAAGATATATTAAATAAAATATCCAATGGCAATGAACCGCTTACCATTCGAAATTTATTGAATCACACGAGCGGCATTTATGATATCATAGATGATCCGGGATTTTATCTTCAGGTCCTGAATCATCCAACTAAGAAATGGAATGCAGATGATTTGTTAAAGTTTTTATATCATAAAGATGCAGCTTTTAAATTTAATCCTGCAGAAAATTCGGGTTACAGCAACAGCAATTATACCTTGTTGAGTATGATCATAGAAGCTGCGACACATAAGCCTCATGCGCAGATTATGCATGAAGAATTTATTGATGTACTGGGATTGAAAGATACTTATTATTTTTGGCATGATCCCTTGCCAAGTCAGAAAGTCGCACAAGGCTATTACAATCTGTACAATGATGGGAATTTGATTAATCTAACCCAATGGAATACCGGAAGTGGAAATGGTTATGGAGGCATGTATAGTACCGTGTGGGATATGTATTTATTCATTGATGCCTTATTTGTAAAAAAGACATTACTAACTCAAAAATCATTGGATGAGATGTTGGTTTTTCATCCATTGGTTTCAACTAGAAAATTATTAGGTGTCGCTTGTTTTAAAGATTTTATTGATATCGGAGATCCACTGAAAGATTATGCATGGGGTCATAGGGGCAGGGATTTAAGTTACAGTGCGGATCTTTATTATTTTCCGGAACATCATGCGACGATGTCATTAATTGTTAATTATGGTACTGATGGAGATACGCCGTTGAGACCAGTTTTTAAAGAAATGCGAGATGAAATTGCGAAGATTATTATTAGTCAATGA
- a CDS encoding T9SS type A sorting domain-containing protein yields the protein MKCLFSISILSLFYFLNQYDVIAQTCKPTLPQAFVNTTYALPSGKTITVNSGGNLQAAIDQANLGDIIELQAGATFTGNFILRKKTGSGWIYIRSSKESALPAPGTRITPTDAVNMAKVLSAGQVSAFATVAGAYNYRLIGLEIGLPTSVNDQFTLVSFGSGSENKLSDLPNNLIIDRCYIHGNSTGNLKVGVALNCTNGAIIDSRIDNIHAESVLSTFESKTITCFNGAGPLKIANNYLEASHINILFGGAVSAISNLVPSDVEIKCNTMTKRVSWNPADPSFGGKTWGVKNVFEIKSGQRMLLEGNIIENCWPSDPNVAGGPQFGCAILLTTRDENGAMPWATIQDITFRNNIIRHTNCGVSFYGSEGKGEHRIKFENNLFEDIGGKWGATDKTGRLFQATALDDLCFDHNTMLHTANNILFAYGTVSNIILTNNISQWFDGFQGTTFGGWEKNVFVGGKAAGFSASNYFPANVSNINFVNFANGDYRLASNSIYKNVGTDGKDIGCDINALNAAINACSSVPTSNSNPKSEKQQILIYPNPNYGIFKVDLNGMNNPKLSVYDVFGRVVNAQIIMGADQCIINMGDALRGIYLLRIEGGRNGVQVGHVIVE from the coding sequence ATGAAATGTCTATTCTCAATTAGTATCCTAAGTCTATTTTATTTTCTAAATCAATATGATGTAATCGCCCAAACTTGCAAGCCTACATTACCTCAAGCATTTGTGAATACGACATACGCCCTTCCATCTGGAAAGACGATAACAGTCAATTCCGGCGGCAATCTTCAAGCTGCCATCGATCAGGCCAATCTTGGAGATATTATTGAATTGCAAGCAGGAGCAACATTTACAGGTAATTTTATTTTAAGAAAGAAAACAGGCTCAGGGTGGATATATATTAGATCATCCAAGGAAAGTGCCTTGCCAGCACCGGGAACGCGTATTACGCCTACAGATGCTGTAAATATGGCTAAAGTGCTTTCTGCAGGTCAAGTGTCAGCATTTGCAACAGTAGCAGGTGCATATAATTATAGATTAATTGGTTTAGAAATTGGATTACCGACAAGTGTCAATGATCAATTTACTTTGGTCAGTTTTGGAAGTGGATCGGAAAATAAATTATCCGATTTACCTAATAACCTGATTATTGATCGATGTTATATACATGGGAACAGCACTGGCAATTTGAAAGTTGGTGTGGCGCTAAATTGTACAAATGGAGCCATTATCGATTCACGCATTGATAATATTCATGCTGAATCGGTGTTATCAACTTTTGAATCTAAAACGATAACTTGTTTTAATGGAGCGGGTCCCTTAAAAATTGCCAACAATTATTTGGAAGCATCGCATATCAATATATTATTTGGTGGTGCTGTGAGTGCCATTTCTAATTTGGTACCATCAGATGTAGAAATTAAATGTAATACCATGACCAAGCGTGTGTCTTGGAATCCAGCAGATCCGAGTTTCGGAGGTAAGACCTGGGGTGTAAAAAATGTATTTGAAATAAAAAGTGGACAGCGAATGTTGTTGGAAGGAAATATTATTGAGAACTGCTGGCCATCAGATCCAAATGTAGCAGGTGGTCCACAGTTTGGGTGTGCGATATTACTGACTACTCGTGATGAGAACGGTGCTATGCCTTGGGCAACCATTCAGGATATTACGTTTAGAAACAACATCATCCGACATACCAATTGTGGGGTTTCGTTTTATGGTAGTGAAGGCAAGGGAGAACATAGGATTAAATTCGAAAATAATCTATTCGAAGACATTGGTGGCAAGTGGGGTGCGACAGATAAAACCGGAAGATTGTTTCAAGCTACAGCTTTGGATGATTTGTGTTTTGATCATAATACGATGTTGCACACAGCCAACAATATATTATTTGCCTATGGAACGGTCAGTAATATTATCTTGACCAACAATATTTCTCAATGGTTCGATGGATTTCAAGGAACTACTTTCGGAGGATGGGAGAAAAATGTTTTTGTAGGAGGTAAGGCTGCAGGTTTTTCTGCAAGTAATTATTTCCCAGCAAATGTATCGAATATTAATTTTGTGAATTTTGCAAATGGAGATTATCGTCTTGCTTCCAACAGTATTTACAAGAATGTAGGTACTGATGGGAAAGATATTGGTTGTGATATCAATGCTTTGAATGCGGCTATCAATGCATGTTCTTCCGTGCCAACTAGTAATTCTAATCCCAAATCAGAGAAGCAACAAATATTGATATATCCCAATCCGAATTACGGCATATTTAAAGTTGATTTAAATGGTATGAATAATCCAAAACTTAGTGTCTATGATGTTTTTGGAAGAGTGGTGAATGCGCAAATCATTATGGGAGCGGACCAGTGTATTATTAATATGGGTGATGCATTAAGAGGGATTTATTTATTGAGGATTGAAGGTGGTCGGAATGGTGTTCAAGTTGGTCATGTTATTGTTGAATAG
- a CDS encoding TlpA family protein disulfide reductase: MIKYKIPFAIILVIIFFISCNDKSTNDYSTGIAKCTMINELINKGDKSLIQFYGKPLCLVGYQMPEFQAQTIFGKSIDINYFKGKITILNFWFSGCAPCIAEIPGFNKIVEKYGREKVNYLGICLDHAKDIDTFLQKHTWAFEQIGDGENLVKDIFKIEWGFPTTFIVDTNAIIIDAFSGGRIDSLAIEELVDRIETIF; the protein is encoded by the coding sequence ATGATAAAATATAAAATTCCTTTTGCAATAATTTTAGTAATTATATTTTTTATATCTTGTAACGATAAATCAACAAATGATTATTCAACAGGTATAGCGAAATGTACTATGATTAATGAATTAATAAACAAAGGAGACAAAAGTTTAATTCAATTTTATGGTAAACCTTTATGTTTAGTTGGATATCAAATGCCAGAATTTCAAGCACAAACTATTTTTGGTAAGTCAATCGATATTAATTATTTTAAAGGAAAAATTACAATATTAAATTTTTGGTTTAGTGGATGTGCACCATGTATTGCTGAGATTCCTGGATTTAATAAAATTGTTGAAAAATATGGAAGGGAAAAGGTGAATTATTTAGGAATTTGTTTAGACCATGCTAAAGATATTGATACATTTTTACAAAAACATACTTGGGCTTTTGAGCAAATAGGAGACGGTGAGAATTTAGTAAAGGACATTTTTAAAATTGAATGGGGATTCCCTACAACATTTATTGTTGATACTAATGCTATAATTATAGATGCTTTTTCAGGTGGAAGAATTGATAGTTTGGCAATCGAAGAATTGGTAGACAGAATTGAGACAATATTTTAA
- a CDS encoding carboxypeptidase-like regulatory domain-containing protein, which translates to MKFWIIVNLFFIVVTNCIFCQTELFEGYVLDAETKIPLAYANIRISNSSIGTISNKNGYFRLNDISNSKLILISYIGYSMKFISTDTFVNNSIIFLEQNAIMLDEISITSDDRYLYEIFNRCRTKFIKNKLVQKSKVYCELETYKDESLTELMECYYNANFSGCELDDLNIKTGRVGLRPIDRGLFISTETSKVILSNILSKEDLRFPLNPFQLSEKKLKKLYHLFLVDRNDNDSLPHIIIGFKPKDTTNNLFAGQVLIHTKTNNPINITFKRTMYSNFPVHSLSPDNKMNRLDLEITRTYEEKDGILYFKYISLKYKANIQTRFIANTNISTNAVLYAYNYTDVFELPRFDFGETDFAYSDYLKINGIPYDSTFWNNNIEFKLNDRVDYISNYFNDSTVIKNPRLFDQKNMGGLAVLQFPFVTWSRNRVALNKFIVNDNPSSSVNGFVKSDLYNFNIQIFLDKNIINDSLVLNTATIFSPYGSYYKMPIDTTTLCFINIYFDLVEIERLKLLEEINKSNKSFVEIDELYDLTVAKLNLNRKRYFKEVERGTNIVAMHKWNMYVLNNLNIDNFRIFNIEL; encoded by the coding sequence ATGAAGTTTTGGATTATTGTAAATCTATTTTTTATAGTTGTGACAAATTGTATTTTTTGCCAAACAGAATTGTTCGAGGGATATGTATTAGACGCTGAAACAAAGATTCCATTGGCCTATGCTAATATTAGAATTAGTAATTCGAGTATTGGTACAATTTCTAATAAGAATGGATATTTCAGACTGAATGATATTTCAAATAGTAAGCTCATTTTAATTTCATATATTGGGTATTCTATGAAATTTATTAGTACGGATACATTTGTAAATAATTCTATTATATTTTTAGAGCAGAATGCAATTATGCTTGATGAGATTAGTATTACATCAGATGATCGTTATCTGTATGAAATTTTTAATAGGTGTAGAACAAAGTTTATTAAAAACAAACTCGTGCAGAAATCAAAGGTTTATTGCGAACTAGAAACATACAAAGATGAATCACTAACTGAATTAATGGAATGTTATTATAATGCCAATTTTAGTGGTTGTGAATTGGATGATTTAAACATTAAGACTGGTCGAGTGGGGCTAAGACCAATTGATCGTGGACTTTTTATTTCTACTGAGACTTCAAAAGTAATTTTATCTAATATTTTGTCAAAAGAGGATTTAAGATTTCCATTAAATCCATTTCAGTTATCTGAGAAGAAATTGAAAAAATTGTACCACCTTTTTCTTGTAGATAGAAATGATAATGACAGTCTTCCACATATTATAATTGGTTTTAAACCAAAAGATACAACGAACAATCTATTTGCTGGTCAAGTTTTGATCCATACTAAAACAAATAACCCAATTAATATAACATTTAAGAGGACAATGTATTCCAATTTTCCAGTTCATTCCTTGTCCCCTGACAATAAAATGAATCGCCTTGATTTGGAAATAACAAGAACTTATGAAGAAAAAGATGGTATATTGTATTTTAAGTATATTAGTTTAAAATACAAAGCTAATATTCAAACTCGGTTTATTGCCAATACTAATATTAGCACTAATGCAGTTTTATACGCTTATAATTATACTGATGTATTTGAATTGCCAAGATTTGATTTTGGAGAGACTGATTTTGCTTATAGTGATTATTTGAAAATAAATGGTATTCCTTATGATTCAACTTTTTGGAATAATAATATTGAATTTAAATTGAATGATAGGGTCGATTATATTAGTAATTATTTTAATGATAGTACAGTAATTAAGAATCCTCGTTTATTTGATCAAAAAAATATGGGAGGATTAGCTGTGCTGCAATTTCCTTTTGTTACATGGAGTAGAAATCGAGTTGCACTTAACAAATTTATTGTGAATGATAATCCAAGTAGTTCAGTTAATGGGTTTGTAAAGAGCGATTTATATAATTTTAATATTCAAATATTTTTGGATAAAAATATAATAAATGATTCTTTGGTTTTAAACACGGCTACTATTTTTTCACCATATGGCAGTTATTACAAAATGCCAATTGATACAACAACGCTTTGTTTTATTAATATATATTTTGATCTTGTTGAGATTGAACGGTTAAAATTACTTGAGGAAATAAATAAGTCTAATAAATCATTTGTTGAAATTGATGAATTATATGATTTGACAGTTGCAAAGTTGAATCTTAACCGAAAACGATATTTTAAGGAAGTTGAGCGTGGAACAAATATTGTGGCCATGCATAAATGGAATATGTATGTGTTAAATAATCTTAATATTGATAATTTTAGAATCTTTAATATAGAATTGTAA
- a CDS encoding cupin domain-containing protein — MDKNNIINSGQLEAYCLGQLSIEEAQIISELAEHDPDIKNELDQIMSTLESYPDKLTPNPQLKTKVLDFLSQHLKHEEIDLSNPPLLNKYSDVNSWSKAVQNFSYHDDASNLQVENIFLSKNKELNLIWLHQEIVEDAHENDQFKESFLILEGACECDFEGIIVRFKAGDYFEVPSNTKHTIRNISGPGLCVKGLVQRISA, encoded by the coding sequence ATGGATAAAAATAATATAATAAATTCAGGACAATTGGAAGCTTATTGTTTGGGACAATTATCCATTGAAGAAGCACAAATAATATCTGAATTAGCAGAACATGATCCTGATATCAAAAATGAATTAGATCAGATCATGAGCACTTTGGAATCCTACCCTGATAAACTTACTCCTAATCCGCAATTAAAAACCAAAGTCCTGGATTTTCTCAGTCAACATTTAAAACACGAAGAAATCGACCTTTCTAATCCACCGCTACTAAATAAATATAGCGATGTAAATTCCTGGTCAAAAGCAGTCCAAAATTTTAGCTATCACGATGATGCTTCAAATCTCCAAGTAGAAAATATTTTCCTTTCCAAAAATAAAGAACTTAACTTGATTTGGTTACACCAAGAAATCGTAGAGGATGCCCATGAAAATGATCAATTCAAAGAAAGTTTCCTTATACTTGAAGGTGCATGCGAATGTGATTTTGAAGGTATCATCGTACGTTTTAAAGCAGGCGACTATTTTGAGGTTCCATCTAATACTAAACACACTATCAGAAATATTTCAGGGCCTGGACTTTGTGTCAAAGGATTGGTACAGCGGATTTCGGCTTAA
- a CDS encoding sigma-70 family RNA polymerase sigma factor has product MFSEEAFIKSLQDGKPNAYAELYDRYGATLFQVILKIVKSNEDAENLLQDTFVKIWRNISTYDASKGRLFTWFVTIARHLAIDFCRSKYFTKKNMIQNEDSLVDNQSLSVEMFELDYLGINDKVNSLEDKLKQIIDLQFYYGYTQTQISEEFNIPLGTVKSRTRTALLQLRTKLSD; this is encoded by the coding sequence ATGTTTTCAGAAGAGGCCTTTATAAAAAGCCTGCAGGATGGAAAACCAAATGCCTATGCCGAACTCTATGACAGGTATGGCGCAACCTTGTTTCAAGTCATTCTAAAAATAGTCAAATCAAATGAGGATGCTGAAAATCTTCTTCAGGACACCTTCGTAAAAATTTGGAGAAATATAAGCACTTATGATGCCTCCAAAGGTAGGCTGTTTACCTGGTTTGTGACCATAGCAAGACACTTAGCCATTGATTTTTGTAGAAGTAAATATTTTACCAAGAAAAATATGATCCAAAATGAGGATAGTCTCGTAGATAACCAAAGCCTCAGTGTGGAAATGTTTGAACTGGACTATTTAGGAATAAATGATAAAGTCAATAGCCTGGAAGATAAATTAAAACAGATTATTGATCTTCAATTTTATTACGGATACACGCAAACCCAAATATCAGAAGAATTTAATATTCCGCTGGGTACCGTTAAAAGTAGAACCCGTACTGCATTACTGCAATTAAGAACCAAATTAAGCGACTAA
- a CDS encoding polyketide cyclase has product MSNYHFITNWSLKGRPEEIYRILEDVERLCEWWPSVYLKVTVTKPGAAGGVGKEVELLTKGWLPYLLKWKFKVIESHFPTGFSIEAMGDFVGKGIWTIGDVNEKGYCNVKYDWNIRADKKLIRHLSWLLRPIFSANHHWAMRKGGESLALELRRRRMERNVPEPPKAIFVGATE; this is encoded by the coding sequence ATGAGTAATTATCATTTTATAACGAATTGGAGCTTAAAAGGACGACCTGAAGAAATCTATCGAATCCTGGAGGACGTAGAACGACTTTGTGAGTGGTGGCCTAGTGTATATTTAAAGGTAACAGTTACTAAGCCCGGTGCAGCTGGTGGGGTAGGAAAGGAAGTAGAATTACTTACTAAAGGGTGGTTACCTTATTTACTTAAGTGGAAATTCAAAGTCATTGAATCACATTTTCCTACTGGATTTAGTATCGAAGCTATGGGCGATTTTGTGGGAAAGGGCATTTGGACGATTGGGGATGTGAACGAGAAGGGTTATTGTAATGTGAAATATGATTGGAACATACGCGCTGATAAAAAATTGATTCGGCATTTGAGTTGGTTATTAAGACCCATATTCTCAGCAAATCATCATTGGGCCATGCGTAAGGGAGGAGAAAGTTTGGCTTTGGAACTTAGAAGGAGGAGAATGGAACGAAATGTGCCGGAGCCTCCGAAGGCGATATTTGTGGGAGCTACAGAATAA